The genomic interval TTCTGATTCTATTCTTTTATATTCAGCTTGCACTTCCTTTAAAAGCAATTCTAATTTTTTAGTATTCTGACCCTTTTTTTTCTTATCATTAATAGCAGCCCTTAATCCTTTCAGATTGTCATATTTTTTTATTTTTTTATCAGCATCTTCAACAAGCTCCATTAATTCTTCAAGTCTGGAAAGTGTTTTTATAAGAGCCTCGTCAGCCTTTTCTTCCTCTGTTAAAAACTCTTCTTCCTCTTCTTCCCCATCTTCATGATCGCTCATCTCTTTTATCTTGTTATAAAGAGGCAGTCCTGATATTGTTTCTTTTATTATTTCCCTTCCTTCCTCAAGCTTTTTCGCAAGTTCGGTTTCCTCATACTTTGTAAGAATGGAAATATCTCCCATAGAATTAAAATATGCTTGAACAAGATCCTCAGCACGTTCTACCTCTTCTACCTCTTCTTCTATTTCCTCTTCCAGCGGTATACCCTCTTCATAATCCACAACTTTAACACCCATGTCACTGAGAACATCCATGAGATCTTCAAGTTCATCAGGAGAAAAGAATTCTGACGGAAGTGCTTCGTTTATCTCGTCATATGTAAGAACACCTCGTCTTTTTCCAAGATTTACAATTTCTTCAAAAATATCTCTTTCTTTCATTGACTTATCTCTATCCTCTCTAAACACAAAAAAAATTAAAGAAAGGTATCCCTTTCTTTAATTATATAACGCAATATATAAATTGCAACAAAAAGTTTGACAAAGTATGGGAGAAGGAATAAGTAAGGTCAAGGCACACGGTCTATTAGTACTGGTAAGCTGAACACATTACTGTGCTTACACCTCCAGCCTATCAAAGTGGTAGTCTACCACTGACCTTTAGTGCTCTTTCGAGCAGGGAGACCTAATCTTGGGGTGGGCTTCCCGCTTAGATGCCTTCAGCGGTTATCCCGTCCAGACATAACTACCCGGCATTGCCACTGGCATGACAACCGGAACATTAGAGGTCTGTCCATCCCGGTCCTCTCGTACTAAGGACAGCCCCCCTCAAGTCTCCTGCGCCTACAGCAGATAGGGACCGAACTGTCTCACGACGTTCTGAACCCAACTCACGTACCGCTTTAATCGGCGAACAGCCGAACCCTTGGGACCTACTTCAGCCCCAGGATGCGATGAGTCGACATCGAGGTGCCAAACCGCGTCGTCGATGTGAACTCTTGGACGCGATAAGCCTGTTATCCCCGGCGTACCTTTTATCCGTTGAGCGATGGCCCTTCCACTCAGTGCCACCGGATCACTAAGCCCAACTTTCGTTCCTGCTCGGCTCGTCAGCCTCACAGTCAAGCTCCCTTATGCCTTTGCACTCAACGGCTGGTTTCCGTCCAGCCTGAGGGAACCTTTGGACGCCTCCGTTACTCTTTGGGAGGCGACCGCCCCAGTCAAACTACCCACCAGACAATGTCCCCCACCCAGTTCATGGGTGTAGGTTAGAGTCCCAGTAATGTAAGGGTGGTATTTCAAGGACGACTCCATAGAGACTAGCGCCCCTACTTCATTGTCTCCCACCTATCCTACACATACATCACCAAAACTCACTGCCAAGTTGTAGTAAAGGTGCACGGGGTCTTTCCGTCTAGCTGCAGGTAACCGGCGTCTTCACCGGTATCTTAAGTTCGCCGAGTCTCTCGCCGAGACAGCGCCCAAGTCGTTACGCCATTCGTGCAGGTCGGAACTTACCCGACAAGGAATTTCGCTACCTTAGGACCGTTATAGTTACGGCCGCCGTTTACCGGGGCTTCAATTCAAGGCTTCTCCTTGCAGATGACCTCTCCTATTAACCTTCCGGCACCGGGCAGGCGTCAGAGCCTATACATCCTCTTACAAGTTAGCAGGCTCCTGTGTTTTTGGTAAACAGTCGCTTGGGCCTCTTTAGTGCCTCCTGTTGCCAGGAACCCCTTATCCCTAAGTTACGGGGCTATTTTGCCGAGTTCCTTAGCGAGAGTTATCTCGTCCGCCTTGGTATCTTCTACCCACCTACCTGTGTCGGTTTGCGGTACGGTCACCCCTGTAGCTCCCTACGAGGTTTTTCTCGTCAGCGTGGAATCATCTGAGTTCACCCTTACGGGCTTGCACATCACGCCTCAGCCTTATAAAATAGCGGGTTTGCCTGCTATTTAAGCCTAAACGCTTGTACCTGAACCATCACCAGGCCCAGACTATCCTCCTGCGTCCCCCCTTCAGTCAAACGCTACAAAGATGGTGCAGGAATATTAACCTGCTGTCCATCGACTACGCTTCCCAGCCTCATCTTAGGACCGACTAACCCCGGGCGGATTTCCCTTGCCCGGGAAACCTTAGGTTTACGGCGGGCTGACTTCTCATCAGCCTTTGCGCTACTTATGCCAGCATTGTCTCTTCTGCTCCCTCCAACTAACCTCACGGTTAATCTTCTCAGGTCTGCAGAATGCTCCCCTACCACAACGACAGGTTAAGGCTAAGGTTGAGGCTGAGAATTTTTCCTTACTTAACCTTAACCTCAATCTTAACCTGTCGTTATCCGTAGCTTCGGTGTAGTGCTTGAGCCCCGTTAAATTTTCGGCGCGGTGCCACTCGACCAGTGAGCTGTTACGCTTTCTTTAAATGATGGCTGCTTCTAAGCCAACATCCTGGCTGTCTGAGCAATACCACATCCTTTACCACTTAGCACTATCTTGGGGACCTTAGCTGACGGTCTGGGCTTTTTCCCTCTCGACCACGGATCTTAGCACCCATAGTCTCACTCCCCAGAAACATTAACAGGGTATTCGTGGTTTGATTGGGTTTGGTACCACCCACGTGGCCCTAGCCCATTCAGTGCCCTACCCCCCTGTAACTATCCAGAGGCTGTACCTAAATACATTTCGGGGAGAACCAGCTATCACCAGGTTTGATTGGCCTTTCACCCCTACCCACAGTTCATCCGAGCTTTTTGCAACAAACACCGGTTCGGACCTCCACGAAGTCTTACCTCCGCTTCATCCTGACCATGGGTAGATCACCTGGTTTCGGGTCCACTGACTGCAACTAATCGCCCTTTTAAGACTCGGTTTCCCTACGGCTCCATGCCTTAAGCACTTAACCACGCTGCAGCCAGTAACTCGCTGGCCCATTAATCAAAAGGTACACCGTCACACATTGCTGTGCTCCGATTACTTGTAAGCACACGGTTTCAGGTTCTATTTCACTCCCTTCGCCAGGGTTCTTTTCGCCTTTCCCTCACGGTACTCGTCCACTATCGGTCATCAGGTCGTATTTAGCCTTGGAGAGTGGTCTCCCCTGCTTCCCACAGGATTCCTCGTGTCCCGTGGTACTCAGGATACCGCTTCCCTACTACGCATATTTCACCTACAGGTCTATCACCTTCTTCGGACAGCCTTTCCATGCCAGTTCGGTTATATGTATAGTGTGGTACTTATGCGGTCCTACAACCCCCCGCACTTACTTGAAAAAACTAAATAAAAACTACTACTTAAAAATATCCTATCTCCGTTTCCTCAAGTAAGTGCGGGGTTTGGGCTCCTCCCCCTTCGCTCGCCGCTACTAAGGGAATCTCTTTTGATTTCTTCTCCTCTCCCTACTGAGATGTTTCACTTCAGGAGGTTCGCCTCATATACCTATGTGTTCAGTATATGATGTGTAGCTCTTCGCTACACAGGTTGCCCCATTCGGACTCCCACGGATCTACGCTCGCTCGCAGCTCCCCGTGGATTTTCGTAGCCTGCCACGTCCTTCATCGCCGCCTGATGCCAAGGCATCCACCATGTGCCCTTACTACCTTGACCCTACAAACTATCCTCTACTCCCATATTTGTCAAAGAACAAAAAATTTTCTATAAAACTAAGGTAGATTCTGTCTTAACATTCAAAATCCTTAGAAAGGAGGTGATCCAGCCACTGGTTCCCCAACGGCTACCTTGTTACGACTTCACCCCAATTACCGGCCATACCTTCGATGGCTGCCTCCCTTGCGGGTTAGCTCACCAACTTCGGGTACAACAGGCTTTCGTGGTGTGACGGGCGGTGTGTACAAGGCCCGGGAACGTATTCACCGCGGCGTAGCTGATCCGCGATTACTAGCGATTCCACGTTCACGGAGTCGAGTTGCAGACTCCGATCCCAACTGAGACCTCTTTTAGGGATTGGCTCCACCTCGCAGTATTGCAACCCTCTGTAGAGGCCATTGTAGCACGTGTGTAGCCCTGGACATAAGGGCCATGATGACTTGACGTCATCCCCACCTTCCTCCAGCTTGTCGCTGGCAGTTTCCTCAGAGAGCCTCTTCGGCAACAGAGGATAGGGGTTGCGCTCGTTGCGGGACTTAACCCAACACCTCACGGCACGAGCTGACGACAGCCATGCAGCACCTGTGTTAGCTCCTTGAGTCGCCCCAAGGTCATCCCCCTTTCAGGTTCTTACCACTAACATGTCAAGCCCAGGTAAGGTTCTTCGCGTTGCGTCGAATTAAACCACATGCTCCACCGCTTGTGCGGGCCCCCGTCAATTCCTTTGAGTTTCAACCTTGCGGCCGTACTTCCCAGGCGGGGTACTTAATGGTTTCCCTTCGGCACAGAGCCCTTACAGACCCCACACCTAGTACCCACCGTTTAGGGCGTGGACTACCAGGGTATCTAATCCTGTTTGCTCCCCACGCTTTCGCGCCTCAGCGTCAGTTAAGTGCCAGAAGACCGTCTTCACCACAGGCCTTCCTCCTGATATCTACGCATTTCACCGCTACACCAGGAATTCCGCCTTCCCCTCACCAACTCAAGTAATGCAGTTTCCAGGGCAGTCCTATGGTTAAGCCATAGAATTCCACCCCAGACTTGCACCACCGCCTACGCGCCCTTTAAGCCCAGTAATTCCGAACAACGCTCGCCACCTCTGTCTTACCGCGGCTGCTGGCACAGAGTTAGCCGTGGCTTATTCATAGGGTACCATCATTATTGTCCCCTACAAAAGGAGTTTACAACCCGAAGGCCTTCGTCCTCCACGCGGCGTCGCTGCATCAGGCTTTCGCCCATTGTGCAAGATTCCCCACTGCTGCCTCCCGTAGGAGTCTGGACCGTGTCTCAGTTCCAGTGTGGCCGTTCGACCTCTCAGTCCGGCTACCCGTCTTCGGCTTGGTGAGCCTTTACCTCACCAACTACCTGATAGGCCGCAGTCCCATCCTAAAGCGCATCTCTGCCTTTTACCACTAACATCCCAGTTCGTGGTCTTATGCGGTATTAGCTGAAGTTTCCCTCAGTTGTCCCCCTCTTTAGGGTAGGTTAACTACGTGTTACTCACCCGTCCGCCACTAACCAAAGACAGAGCACAAAAGCCAGAAGTCAAAAGTCACTCAATAAACCCAAAAATTCCTTCCTTCAAACCCTGTCCTCCGCATTCTGTCCTCTGTGCTCTGCCCTTGGTCCGTTCGACTTGCATGTGTTAGGCACGCCGCCAGCGTTCGTTCTGAGCCAGGATCAAACTCTCAATGGTTTTCATGAAAACTCAAATTCATTGACAGAATCTACCAGTAGTTTTCAAAGAACAAAAATCCCCACAGTACCATTGGCCTGAGCTCACAGAGGCTCTTTTCAAAGTGGGTGCCTTGGTAAGTACTTAGGCTTCCCCGCACATCCAAACTAAATTGGTGCTTGGGGCTTGCATCACCGCACTTACTCGCTGGCTCCCATACTCTTATTTTGTTCCCTCAGCTCACCTAAGCCTTTAGGCACTGCAGAGAAAGGCATGTTCAAAGAACATCTTCTAGTATTAGAATAGCAACTTTTACTATTAATGTCAAGCCCCCGAATTGCCTCTGTCAAGGCAATTTAAAAATGTCCTATTTTAGGCTACTACCTCCAAAGGAGAATTGGTTGTTTTTGCTGCCACTTTTCTGTATGCCTTTCTCCATGAATGATCCTGTGGAGGAATATATGTTGTTGGTCTCCTTTTCCTTTGCTCTTTTGGCTTCATTTCAGGTCTCTGCTGAATGGCTTTGAACTTTACTCTTCTGCCATTATTTGTTATCTGCATTGTCCCGTCTATATGTTCCTCTACTATTACCTTTTTATTTGTAATTGCCTCCTCTATCTGATAGAGGCTCTTATCATGTGAGATTGTAAAGTCATTCTGTCCCCTCTCACATTATCTAACCCAAAACCCTATTAATATTCTCACAATCTTTTGTATAAACTTGAGGAACTTATGCTCCTTGCTGGACAGAATCTGCTTATAGATAAATTCCAGTATCACACCTCAAGACCCCTTGCATCAAGGGTAGCCGGCAGAAGCCATCTTGAAGGATTAAGACTGAAAGACATGGAAGGATACCTCCCACACCACCTCGAGATATCGGGGTCCCAAGAAAATCAAAGATTTTCTGGGGTAAGAGATGAGGCAGTCCTTGCAATACATCAGGGTTCAGGAGGACTCCTGAGAAAGGCAAACCTGCTTGCAAAAGGCTCACTCATAAGAGCAGCTATGAAAAAAAACCAACCTGATAACAGCAGAACATGTAAGAATAGCATCAACATAGCTTATATGAACAACAAGAGGGGCTACATCTGCCCATCTTTATACCTCAAGGGTTATATGAATAATTGGTCAAAATAATTTGATACATTCAAAATACCGTGAGATTTTTAGCCAGATTAATGTGAGAGGGGACTCCATCCCTCGAAATTAAACTTACAGATATGTTATAATGAATTGTGCCAATTTTTGAATATAAATGCGATAAATGTGGATATGAATTTGAAAAGCTCATTTTTGGCAATACAAAAGTGGCCTGTCCTGAATGTGGAGCAGAAAACGTCAAAAAAAAGCTTTCTGTCTTTGGCATGAGCGGTGTGGAAAATCAAACATCGTCAGGATGTTCTTCATGTAGTTCTGGGTCATGCAGTTCGTGTAAATAAAAACAAATTCTTTTAGCTACAATTATTCTGTTGGATATCTGAAGGGATTTGCCCTGAGTATATTGTCCACTTTCAAAGGTCTACCTTTTAAGACAAATACTGCCATACCTCTTTCTTCTGTTATCTTTCCACTCTTCTGCCATGTGCCTTTCCACGAGATATTAAGATGTACCACATTGCCTTCTATTTCCACCCATGCAGGAGTAAATGTCAGAACAACGGAATCAAAGGTTTTAAGAGTGCTACTAATCGTCCTGAAGCCATCTCTTGTCGTATTGCTCTCGATGCCTGATATATCCCTTTTAACATATGCATCCCTAATCTTCTCAGCAAGAGCAAATGCCTCTGTTGCTATCTTTGAGTCCTCTGATACTTTCTTGACCTCTCCCTTGCCACACGAAGCAACAAAAACAAATACCATAACCGCATAAACCAGCAACTTCTTCATAAAAAACCTCCGTTTCATAACTTCACTGAATTATAATGAAATACAGCTTTAAAGTTCAATAATAATACTGTTATCATATAACTATGAAACATGATATGAAAATAGTATGCCAGAACAGAAAGGCATATCACGATTACAGCATTGAAGAAACAATCGAGGCAGGCATCCAACTTTTAGGCACAGAGGTTAAGTCTTTAAGAGATGGCAAGGCAAACCTTAAAGACAGCTATGTTCTGATTAAAAACTCAGAGGTCATTCTTCTTAACTGCCACATAAGCCCTTATTCTCATGGCAACATATTAAACCACGATCCACTGAGAACAAGGAAACTTTTACTTCATAGAAAAGAGATCGACAGATTAAGAGGCAAGATGCAGCAGAAAGGTTATACATTGATTCCACTTAAGATATATTTCAAGGGACCTTATGCAAAAGTTGAGATAGGTCTTGCAAGAGGCAAGAAACAGTATGAAAAAAGGGAAGCAATAAAAGAAAGGGAAGCAAAAAGGGATATAGAGAAGGCAATGAAAAGACGATAGCTATATTATTCTTAAAATGAGCGATTTTATATAGCAGGCACTGCTTAAAAGCAATTTAGTGCAGTAGACAGTAGAGCGATAAGGACAGAGGACAGGAAGCAGGGGACTGCCACACTTTTGCTCTAATATAAAGTCTTTTCGCAACACTTATGTATATTATCAGGATAGCTCAATTTATGTTATAATAATACATATTTCCTCGGGGGCGATAGGGCTCGACGGGGGTTATGAGGCTCAAGTGGCATGCGGTGGCTCCATCACCACCCAAAAAGATGGAAAAAACACAAACGCCAACAACGAACTGGCACTCGCTGCTTAATAAATAGCAGCACGCTTCTCTAAAATTGCCTGTGTTTTAGAGAAAGCGTCAAATAGCAGGCTGCCGCTGGATGACTCCCTTAAATCCAGCGAAAGCTCAAGGGATAGGGTATCAGTAGGCCTGCCTGTGCGGCAATCTGGTATCCGAAAACAAATAGACAGGATAAGCATGTAGAGGCTTGAGAGTAGTACTTTCGGACGCGGGTTCAATTCCCGCCGCCTCCACCAAAAAATCTTTATATTTCAATAGTTACCATTCCTTAAGAGCCTTAATGATAATTGTCTCCTTACTCTTTTAGAGATATTCAGGTTAAATTTTCTCCTCTTGGTTTTTCTCGGTATATTTCAGAGCCTGAAAAGGAAAAGAGAAAATCAAAAAGGGCAAAAATTATACAATTTTCAAGAGGTCTGCAAAACAGTTACAGCATTTGGTTGGTATTCGGCATCCCATCTATCATCCTTCCCTTAATTGTGAAAAAACCAGCTTTGAATACAGTATAACCTTTACAACCTTGGTCGAATTACATAACATCGCATTAATGACAAAAATCAATTGTGATGCGGTCTCTTTGCACTGTGGTTGGTTTTTGGCAAGGCGGGTGGTTAATGGCCTGTGCTTATCATACATGCCATATCTTAACATAAGTGTATTTTCTTATGTTTTTATTTTAGCATTTTCTTATTTTTGGGCACTTGGTATGGACATATTTACCAGTCAAATGAGATTTAAAGAACAGTGTAATTAAACCTGCTGTTTTAAGCAAGTCTTCCATAAGCAAAACAGGAAATTTTAGCACATGTGAATTGATAGCGATTTTAGATTTCTTTAATTTTCTGTAAGGGGTTAACCCATGCATACCCTTGCCATGGCTTGGCTTATAGAAATTCCATGTATCCTGCCATTGTTGTGCCTTATAGAGGAATGTTTTTGTGTTATTGCACCGTTCAGCATGGATCATTAAGAAATACTCGTCATCATCCCTGTGGGAGTTCTCCACAACAGCCATCAGGTGTTTTGCCCCGGCTGGTATAGCTTCAAGTATTACACCTAAAGTAGATAGTATCATATTCCACTGTCTTAACTTTCTTTCACTTCCTCCGCAGAACTCCATTGCATTGTCCAGCCTTATTTTGATAAGACCTCTTACATTATGAGCCCTAAGCCATAATACAGCAAATACTATGAACATAAGTCCAAATACAGAGCCTAATTCATAAGAATAAGCAGTGAACCTTGTTCTTGTCCCTATGTCTATGAGATTCCATTCATAAAGAGGCAGATT from Dissulfurispira thermophila carries:
- a CDS encoding FmdB family zinc ribbon protein, encoding MPIFEYKCDKCGYEFEKLIFGNTKVACPECGAENVKKKLSVFGMSGVENQTSSGCSSCSSGSCSSCK
- the smpB gene encoding SsrA-binding protein SmpB, which translates into the protein MKHDMKIVCQNRKAYHDYSIEETIEAGIQLLGTEVKSLRDGKANLKDSYVLIKNSEVILLNCHISPYSHGNILNHDPLRTRKLLLHRKEIDRLRGKMQQKGYTLIPLKIYFKGPYAKVEIGLARGKKQYEKREAIKEREAKRDIEKAMKRR
- a CDS encoding helix-turn-helix domain-containing protein; amino-acid sequence: MSILYHELREIEASKARELVRKVLAKNNGNVSETARILGISRNTVRRARDGNLEDLSRRPHHSPNKTEHSLEELIVKESKRTGFRYRRLTSYMQKKYGIAISENTIKAILRRNNVKKKTRKSYNGKHRPLYDYEALMPFSEFQLDTKHLLDKNALPKEVYEHMKDYNLPLYEWNLIDIGTRTRFTAYSYELGSVFGLMFIVFAVLWLRAHNVRGLIKIRLDNAMEFCGGSERKLRQWNMILSTLGVILEAIPAGAKHLMAVVENSHRDDDEYFLMIHAERCNNTKTFLYKAQQWQDTWNFYKPSHGKGMHGLTPYRKLKKSKIAINSHVLKFPVLLMEDLLKTAGLITLFFKSHLTGKYVHTKCPKIRKC